The following are from one region of the Arachis duranensis cultivar V14167 chromosome 10, aradu.V14167.gnm2.J7QH, whole genome shotgun sequence genome:
- the LOC107468415 gene encoding uncharacterized protein LOC107468415 yields MGLVDLPITDRKFTWFRGQSCSLIDRALVSLEWLEAFPETHLRGGPWGSSNHCPIIMEDKRLRNGSRPFRSLHSWFTHEEFLRMVKEEWRGLGEVQFTDKLKALMSPLGRWHRDNFGDMDKKIMKFEEEIKKIEDMVGNGPYDGTMEARRRALVTCCKKWCVRKELHWKQMLRSRHARDMDKNTRYFHNLASARKRNNKIDALVINGRLTRNQARIKITITKFYKDLYHQEKSPMVGFRDSLVERISEEDALALEMLPTPQEVRETVWDCESSKASGSDGYNMNFIKKCWSVGMKSARSSQQRRWDLDEDGGVGYGVYQYVLYVNIDKWFAIQAVQDGKGPATR; encoded by the exons ATGGGTTTGGTGGACTTGCCAATTACTGACCGTAAGTTTACATGGTTCAGAGGACAATCCTGTAGCCTTATTGATAGAGCTTTAGTTAGTTTGGAATGGCTTGAGGCATTTCCAGAGACTCACTTGAGAGGTGGTCCATGGGGATCGTCTAATCACTGCCCTATTATAATGGAAGATAAGAGGCTAAGGAATGGATCGAGACCGTTCCGAAGTCTACATTCGTGGTTTACTCATGAAGAATTTCTAAGAATGGTGAAGGAGGAATGGCGAGGGTTAGGAGAGGTACAATTCACCGATAAACTCAAGGCGTTGATGAGTCCATTGGGAAGATGGCATAGAGACAACTTTGGGGATATGGACAAGAAAATTATGAAGTTTGAGGAAGAGATTAAGAAGATTGAAGACATGGTCGGTAATGGGCCGTATGATGGGACAATGGAAGCAAGAAGGAGGGCACTAGTTACTTGTTGCAAGAAATGGTGTGTGAGGAAAGAACTACATTGGAAGCAGATGTTGAGGTCGAGGCATGCGAGGGACATGGATAAAAACACGAGATATTTCCACAACTTAGCTTCTGCAAGAAAGAGGAATAATAAGATTGATGCTCTGGTTATTAATGGAAGATTGACAAGGAATCAAGCTAGGATTAAGATTACTATCACGAAATTTTATAAGGACTTATATCATCAAGAGAAGTCGCCTATGGTGGGTTTCAGAGATAGTCTAGTGGAAAGGATTAGCGAGGAGGATGCTCTGGCTCTAGAGATGTTACCGACACCTCAGGAGGTTAGAGAGACAGTGTGGGATTGCGAATCTTCCAAGGCTTCAGGAAGTGATGGCTACAACATGAATTTCATTAAGAAGTGTTGGAGTGTTGGGATGAAATCGGCTCGGAGTTCACAACAGCG AAGATGGGATCTAGACGAAGATGGAGGGGTGGGTTATGGAGTGTATCAGTACGTGCTCTATGTCAATATTGATAAATGGTTCGCCATCCAAGCCGTTCAAGATGGAAAGGGGCCTGCGACAAGGTGA